In Carya illinoinensis cultivar Pawnee chromosome 9, C.illinoinensisPawnee_v1, whole genome shotgun sequence, the following are encoded in one genomic region:
- the LOC122275215 gene encoding alpha-L-arabinofuranosidase 1-like: MGSCKVPYSVLLLCFFVGSLLVPQCLSIGDDANQTAFLLVNASEALGRPIPETLFGIFFEEINHAGAGGLWAELVSNRGFEAGGPDIPSNIDPWSIIGDEDSSLTLSTDRSSCFEHNKVALRMEVLCDTEGTNICPAGGVGIYNPGFWGMNIEKGKKYKVVLYVRSSGAINVSVSLTGPNGLETLATHDIIASFRDVATWTKMEVVLEANASNPNSRLQLTTTRKGVIWFDQVSAMPMETYKGHGFRSDLVDMLADLKPKFIRFPGGCFVEGEWLRNAFRWKATIGPWEERPGHFGDVWMYWTDDGLGYFEFLQLSEDLGALPVWVFNSGISHNDQVNTSNVMPFVQEALDSIEFARGYPNSTWGSIRAAMGHPEPFDLRHVALGNEDCGKKNYRGNYVKFYNAIKKAYPDIKIITNCNRFSQKLDHPADFYDYHVYKTAKDMFSLAHLFDLASRNGAKAFVSEYAVTRKHAGKGNLLAALAEAAFLIGIEQNSDIVRMACYARLFVNDNDRRWSPDAIVFNSSQLYGTPSYWAQHFFRESSSATVLHSTLLTNTSTSLIASAIMWNNTDDGKSYLRIKIVNFWNNTVNLKISVDGLEPNSIQLSGSNKTELTSGNLMDENSFKEPKKVNPNQNPLENAGKDMDVVLLPYSLTAFDLLKGSSNIRTARTDSFSRSSF, translated from the exons ATGGGTTCTTGCAAGGTTCCTTACAGTGTTCTTCTGCTTTGCTTTTTCGTTGGGAGTTTGCTTGTGCCTCAATGTCTTTCTATTGGAGATGACGCCAACCAAACAGCATTTCTTCTTGTAAATGCTTCTGAAGCATTGGGACGGCCAATACCCGAAACACTTTTTGGAATCTTTTTTGAG GAGATTAACCATGCCGGTGCTGGAGGGTTGTGGGCAGAGCTTGTGAGCAACAGAG gTTTTGAAGCTGGGGGACCTGATATCCCCTCAAACATAGACCCTTGGTCTATTATTGGGGATGAGGACTCATCCCTTACACTGTCCACGGACCGCTCATCATGTTTTGAGCACAATAAGGTTGCACTCCGAATGGAAGTACTATGTGACACAGAAGGTACCAATATCTGTCCTGCTGGGGGCGTTGGTATTTATAACCCAGGCTTCTGGGGCATG aatattgagaaaggaaagaaatacaAAGTGGTTCTGTATGTTCGTTCATCAGGAGCAATTAATGTATCCGTGTCATTGACGGGCCCGAATGGCTTGGAGACACTGGCAACTCATGACATAAT AGCTTCTTTTCGTGACGTCGCAACCTGGACAAAGATGGAGGTCGTGTTGGAAGCCAATGCCTCAAATCCTAATTCAAGACTTCAATTGACTACAACCAGAAAAGGAGTTATTTGGTTTGACCAAGTGTCAGCAATGCCTATGGAGACATATAAG GGACATGGTTTCCGTAGTGATCTTGTTGACATGCTGGCAGATCTAAAACCAAAATTTATCAGATTTCCAG GTGGCTGCTTTGTTGAAGGTGAATGGTTAAGAAATGCATTTCGTTGGAAAGCGACCATTGGACCCTGGGAAGAGAGACCAGGGCACTTTGGTGATGTTTGGATGTACTGGACGGATGATGGCCTTGGTTACTTTGAGTTTCTACAA CTATCAGAGGACCTAGGTGCATTGCCAGTATGGGTGTTCAATAGTG GGATCAGTCATAATGATCAAGTTAATACTTCCAATGTCATGCCTTTTGTGCAA GAAGCCCTCGATAGTATTGAATTTGCTAGAGGTTATCCTAATTCTACATGGGGCTCTATACGAGCTGCAATGGGACATCCAGAACCTTTTGATTTGAGACATGTCGCtcttgggaatgaggattgCGGGAAAAAGAATTACCGAG GAAATTACGTCAAGTTCTATAATGCCATAAAGAAGGCTTATCCGGACATCAAAATTATCACAAATTGTAACAGGTTTTCTCAAAAGTTGGATCACCCTGCAGATTTTTATGATTATCAt GTTTATAAAACTGCCAAGGACATGTTTTCACTGGCTCATCTGTTCGATCTTGCATCACGTAATGGTGCAAAG GCTTTTGTAAGTGAGTATGCTGTAACTCGGAAACATGCTGGCAAAGGAAATCTTTTAGCAGCGCTGGCTGAGGCTGCATTCCTTATTGGGATTGAACAGAACAG TGATATAGTCAGAATGGCATGCTACGCACGACTTTTTGTGAATGATAATGATAGGAG GTGGAGTCCAGATGCAATCGTCTTTAACTCTTCACAGCTATATGGAACACCAAGCTACTGGGCGCAACATTTTTTCAGGGAGTCTAGTTCAGCAACTGTTCTTCATTCAACACTCCTAACAAATACATCCACTTCCCTAATTGCATCTGCAATTATGTGGAATAATACGGATGATGGCAAGAGTTACCTAAGAATAAAG atTGTGAACTTTTGGAATAACACAGTTAATCTTAAGATAAGTGTTGATGGATTGGAGCCCAACTCCATACAGTTATCCGGGTCGAACAAGACTGAACTCACCTCTGGTAATCTGATGGATGAGAATTCCTTCAAGGAGCCAAAGAAG